The stretch of DNA GGGGTGGCCGGGGCCTCGAAATATCctacagaagaaagaaacagtTTTGAATTTAAGCCTTAAGTTTTGGAACAGATAGGTAACCTGTGTTCCAGAGCCTTTTTTAATTAGCCACATTAACTGATGCACTTCATGGCTGGAAGGAGGTTCCACACACATACACCCACTGTTGGCCATACAATGCCTGTAAACTCTACATATGTGCTCTTGTGCCATACAAACACAGACCCACGAGCAGTCATTATTTGTTTGTGCACACAGCTGTCCCTAATAGGATGCTCAGAGCATTATATTTTCCATTCATTAAtgaaattcagtggaaaacacGTCCCGGGGGGAGAAGTTACCCCCACAAGAGCCAATTGCCTGTTGTTgctcaggctctgtgctgccttaCAGGTGTTGATTTAACAAACACAGCTGCACTCACGACTTGGAGGGCACCCAAAACCCCTGCAGTCTCCTCAGACTATGCATAAATGCAATGACTGATGGCTTGGGGATCTATTGCTCTCCAAGGATCTTGCCCTGTGACTCCAGGAAGGTCAAGGCAGACTAAATTCCACTGACTGCCAGCTCTGATGACCTCCTATAGGAATAGCAAGAGAGGAAATCTGGCAGATGCTGCACACATCTAGGAAGGACACTGCAACTAGCAAAAAGTGACATTAATTATTTCCCCTGTGTCTTCCCCAACTCGTGGCTCTCCACTAACCCAGAAACAGCAAGGTTTCTTATGGAAAcccaatgaaaaatgttccATCTCATAAGGCTGACTGAGATAAAGACTGGATGTGTTGGGgagggagcacaaaggagatcGTGGGGAAGTTGTCAACAAGCAGCTGGGAAGGATACCTAGTCCTTATTGGCAACACTCAGcttcctgcttttgttttagttttctttCCTGCCGAAGTGCTGGCTGTTCACAGGAACAATGGAGCTAGAAACAAACCCCCTTTGCTAAAATTTCCCTCCATAgggtttgttttcctccatGTCCTTGAGAGAGACACTGCCTGGGagccagcctcctgctgcctgctgtaaCTGGGCCCTTTGCTTCTTTGGGAGCCCcaatataataatattattttgcaAAACGGGTTTAAGTCTATCTGAGTGATTTACCATCTTTCCAATAAGAGTGTGGGGTCCATAACAAGCTTAGAACAGAGCTaccagcaaaagaaataaatcgTTCCTTTTAACCCTCCAAATAACCTCATGGAGAGGATGCTCACACAAGATGGGGTTGGTTTGGGTCAAGACTGACAGctcccccagggcaggaggcttTATCAGAACAAAGCTGCAATCTCACAGCACCTAgaggccagcagcacagctccataCCTGAGAGTCTGGAGGTTTGGGAGCAGGGGGTGCTGGCCTGCTCGGGGGTGTCCTCCGGGGAACGTCCTTCGGGAGCGGCGCCGGTCCCACGGGCTGCCCCAcactgccagggagggaggggggctgctgcctgctcatcTGGAGCCCTGGAGGTGGCTGGGGAGGAGGTTTGGGTGGCATTTCAGGGAAGCCAATCACCTGTGCAGAAGAGACACAAATCCTCATGTATTTCCTCTTTGAACCACCCTTTGTACTCGCTGCGACACTTCTGAGGATCTACGTGAGGTCAGTGagccacagagcagaaaatattGCCTGCACCAGTTTGTGCTGTGTATGTCTAGTAGGTGTTGGTTAGATGAACTGGGTTAACTTGTGATCATGATGCAGAAATGGAAATTGAGAGAACAGAGTGATCCAGGCATCAGTGTGACACTCAAATCAACTCAGGCTTCACCATTTCTCCAGTTCTGAGATGAGGGATGTGACAAGAGAGGAGCCCGCAGGAGAGACAAGCAGCCACACAGGCCTGGtcaaatcccagctccctcctttGAGGAAATCACTAGGAACAGGTGCCACACTCAGCTAACACTGACTTTCAGCCATGGGTGGTGTCTGCCTGCTTCTCCCGTCCTTTGCTGGAACCACTCCCTAACTCCAGTGTGAGGGGAAACCTCATCCCAcagcctggggcagctgcacctctgccctgcagggggaaggtgaccctgcccctaccttcctctgctgctggggggtCCTCAGCTGGAAGGTAGGGTTGGCATGCCCAGTTCCAGAGGGGTCACTGAcaatgagagaaagaaaagattgtTAATGTCTTgatatgttttttcctttattttcctgtacTTACTGTTTTATCTTCACTGGAGTGAAAAAATGAGAAGCCAATAGTGACTGTACCAACAAATCAATTTAGTGACATTCCTCACAGTGTTTGCAATGTCTCTTCTGTCCTGGCAGGAGGGGGGACAAGCAGATaaggagcagcactgagaacTTACCTGAATTGAGGTGTCTTCTTTAGAGAACAGAAGGCAAATTTAGTCCAGCATTTCAGATAATACAATAAGATTCCTATGAGAATGAGAATGGGAGCCAGGATTCCCAGAGCTATCAAAGCCGCTGAAGAGCCTGGGGGCAAGAAAGTGGAGTTTGTTAAATGGAAAACTCCCTGCTGCCAACCAACTTAAGTCCTTCTGAGGGGTCCCCACGGCAGAGCTGGTCCCTCTCACCTTCGGGCAGAGGGGGGCCACTGTCCAGGcttcctcctgtcccctcctggttGCAGAAAGGGGGGGCCCACCCCGAGTTGCAGTGGCAATTCTTGTTGTTATTGCACACCTGGAGTGGGAAGATTCAGAGATTCAAGTGGAAGCTACTAATAAACCTGTAAGTGCAAAGAAATTAAGCTCTTGCTGAATTAAACACTACAGCAGAGACTCCAATGGGAGCTGAGTGCCCGGAAactattttcttcagaaagtgGAAGCATCTTTCATTTCTCAGAAATTCGCCCTTTCTCCAAAAGACAAGGGTTCTTCAGCTGAAGTGCCAACAACCcaaattcagcagaaaaacagcatttaGAAATGTCTTTCTCTTAACTCTAAACTGAAGGACATAAGTTTTCCCTTTCATCAAGTGCagatttcttatttttagaCTTAAGAGCTTGGCCCATTGgtatttgtcttttctttccattccctGGGGGCTTGATCTCAAAGCAAATTGGGTTAAACTGTCCTAAATGTGACTTTTTgctatgttttttctttaataagtCTGATACTTTTTATTAAATCTAAACTGGGCccaggatatttttctttaagattactcctttttttaaatttattgcaATTCATATCCATTCAACAAACCTCCTTAAATCCTGTGTGTAAAGGGATATTCACAGACCAGAAAATGCAtcaaatagaaaagaaatatgcAAATTGATAGCCAAGAACTCAAAATCCAGAGTGAGCCTAAGGAAGGTATCAGAACTGAGCTGAACAAGCAGCCACAGAAGACTGGAAGCCCATCCTGCTTCAGCCTGGAATGGagatgaagaagaaggagaCACTTACTCCACGCCCATGGCACTTCTTGCTACAGCTCTCAGACTCAAAGATGATGGACATGTTCTGGCAGCGCCCCTCAAAGCAAACCTGCACAGAAAGCACCCAAAAACTCACTGTTAGCTCCCTGAGTTGTTTTACATGTCACTGCCTTGTGCTATTTTGTGACTTGCAGATCCCAGACACCTTGGAAATACAACTAATTAATTCCCTGGGCAGAATAACAGGAAATGAAGTTAACCTGGTCCCCAAGTAAACAATTAATCACTACCATGAACCCCAATCAATGTGAATCAGAGAGAAGTGGGAGCTCAGCTGGCAGTAGCTTGGCCATGCACACATGAAGAACTCTGAAGGAGCTCTCACGTCTTGGTTTCCAACCTTGTGTCATCTTTGGGTGAGACAACTTCAACCCACTAGCAAATCCCAGATTTAGCACTGGCCCTGAACTTCATCTGGCAAAGAAAGACATAAACCCTTGGGTTTGTGTCCTTCCACTGCTTCTCCAAAACCTCtaaggaattatttttcaaacaaatacagaaatctcCCAGAAAAGCattagacattaaaaaaattaatagccTGATAACCACAAAGCACATCCTGGGTGGAAAGGTGATGCTCTGAACCTCCCCCAAGCCCCTCCAGGCAGAACTGTACCCACATGGTGGCTCCCACACTTGGTTCCTGTCAGCACCAAGCCAGGGTCCAGCATCTCCTTCTCCTCGCTGTCGGATCTGTACACGTGGGTGCCCCTGCACCTCTGGGTGTTCACTGTGGTGTCTATGGGCACTGCATTGGGCTGCAGGGGCTTcaaagcagagctctggcaCTGGATCTTCCCGCATTTAGCATCTCTGGTTTCAAAGGAAAGGCTAAAGTCATTATTCCTGGCTTGCAGAATGTTTTGCAGACATGAGCTCTAAAAGTAAAttaaagcagcagtgctgagtcaTTGTTAAATGAGCAGGCATCTCCCAGGAATTATCCCAAGCAACAGTGTCTGATGGATACTGCTGgtcccaccccacagccccccatgGATGGGGGATGTCCCCCATGGATGTCCAACCTCAACAAAATCAGAAGTAAGGCTAAGAAATTTTTGTCTCAGTTAGAAAGCCACATTTATcttagagattaaaaaaaaaaacccacacaaaaaccacaccaaaaaaacccacaaccctcTTCTGTTGCTGTGGAGGGATATCAATTAGATGTTTGAAATGGTGAACTGAAAGCTTCAGCTGTAAGGGCTCCAAGTCCCACAGGGATACAGCTGGTTTCTCAGGAGGCAGAGAGAGGGAATCAATGCATGGATCAGTTTTATCTGCTGGCCCATAATTTTGTAACACACAAAATCATCTTCTCCAATGGGCAACTCTGTGCTGCCACTCTGCTTTGTACCTGATGTCACATTTTCTGTAATTGCCATAGATGTCTTTCCCACAGTTCCCATAGATGTCTCCTGCAGCGTTGACCTTCTCAAAGCAGGCATctggtgctggctgtgcccctgcaaGGGAGAGACTCCAGTGGCTGCTTCATCTCACCCCGTGCCAACCACTCACTCATCCTTTCTCTTGGAATGGTTGGAGCACGGGGAATTTTTTGCTGCTTCCTCCACGTGAGTAAGGCAGGAGAAAAGTCTCCTCTGTGGAAGGCACTCCTGCCTCGCACAGGgcgagcagcagcagggtgaggagcagcaggaggaggaggtttgCTGGTTGAGAGGACAGCAGGTTCTGCTGCAGGAGTGTCCTTACCaggcccccagagctgcacacactgGTCCCTGTAGGTGAGACACATGCCACTGTAGCAGTAGGCCTGTCCCCTGTCGCAGGGAGCCCCGTCCATCTGGTACGAGTTGAGGGGGCAGAACGGGGACTTGCCCGTGCAGTACTCGGGGAGGTCACACAGCCCTGacctctccctgcagggagtTCCTGGAGGCATCAGCTGAAAAGagacagtggggaaaaaaaaccagaattattGCTTGGCTCCTCTGTGGTTCCATGTCTGTAGATAAGGCAGAACCCTGTGTATGTCCCTTCACCCTCCTTGTCTCAGTTTTTTGAGGTCAGCAGTGACTCATGCCTCCAGGACTTCATTAGCTGAGCAAACTGTGCAGAATAAAATTAATGACTGGATCCATTCCCCAGGTAGCAATGAGATCATGCACAGAATGCAAGGCTGCCATATCTCATGGGGACTCTGATCCATCTCACTCTACCCTAGGGTAGGATCCAATTTACCTGAACCATTTCTGACAGATGTTTGTGTAATCAGTTCCCAAAGCCCTCCCTGACTGGGaaatttgtttctctgtttgCCTGTCGTTTCTGCTGGAGACATTCTCCTGATGCATAACTTATGTCTCCCTTGCTTACGAGTGTACTCAGTTCATTCTCCTCTTGTCCACCACACACGTGGAGAACAAAAGGCATTCACAGTTAATTCTGGGAGGTTGTTCCAAGTGAGTCCAGGTGCATTTCTGGAAATTGTTTTCCCCATGCTCAGGATAGGTCAGTAAGAGCATGCAATCAATGTGCAAACATAAAGAAGAGCTTAAGAGAAACGTTTGCtcatgtttgtttttgagtTATTTTGTTGTCAAATTGGAGATCTTTGGCtccaaaaccagaaacacaTTACAATCAGTCACTGTAAGGAAAGCTGAGATTTAAAATTATACTCTTTGCCATCAGTTCTTCAGCAAACACCTGAGCTAAAGGAATTCAGCTGCACCTCAGAAAAGAGAGctcagagcaaacacagcatCCAGCCTAACCCCTCGAGGAAGCGTTTGCTCCAAGAGCTCTGTCCAGATTCCTTCCAGAGCCAAGGGAGAGAAATATCAGCTCTGATTTAGTGTTTAAGAGAGGCAGTGTGACTTCACTCCAGCAGCATTCACAGCTCATCTTAAGACACCACAGGAGTCAATTTAATCAGCCAGAAGAAAGGACCCCACTAGTTTGATTACACTCATGGCTGTTGCAcctaaagaaaaatcaaaccaggCGAGGAGTTAAACTCCATGTTTGGTTGTGTTTTCTGCCCTTCCCCTCCAGTTTTCAGCCTCACACTTGCACCCCTGTTATTCCCTCCCAGGAAACCCAGAGGCCCCACCTTGcactggtggcagcagctgccgtGGGCACACTCAGCACCAGGTCTGAGGGAGCAGGTCCTGGGGTCACAGCAGGGGTTTCTGCAGTCCTGCAAGACAGAGAGGTGCAGCAGGgtcacagggcagagctgaggctggcaCTGAGGTGTTCTCACACACAAACACCCTCCTCCCACGCCAGCTGAaatccagcactgcacagccacCCTCTGATGGGATACGACTGCTCGTGCTCATCACATCTggagagcctgggctgctggcccagctcccTTTTCTCTTCTGAGGCACAGGGTGGATTTGCAGAAGTGAGATACCATGCTGAGAGAAGCCCCATCCTTAACAGGAACAGAGCCATAGGTAAAGTGAATTTATATATGAAACTGCAACttctggaagatttttttttcactgaaagggttgttaGGCATGGggatgggctgcccagggaggtggtggagtcactgtccctggaggtgttcaggaaatgactggatgtggcattCAGTCCTGTGGTTCAGttgacaaggtggggatgggtcgcaggttggacttgatgatcttggaggtcttttccaaccttaatgaatctgtgattctgtgacctaaaatcactttttcctctcctttttaaaCAAAGTTTTAATCACCTCTGTTCAGCCCTGGACCTCACCATCCCTGAGTTCTGGGGTGGATTGTACCATACACTGTTAAGTCAGATGTAATATTTTAGAATCTTGACTTACATTTACATACAgggaagatatttttgtttcctgcacAAAGAAAAAGCTGATTACAGATCACAAAACCGTATTTGCAAAATACATAATAAAGAAAATTGTGTCCCACTAAACCCCAGATGGCTGGATCTGAACAATTGTTACCTCCACCTCTCCACAGTCAcactcctctccctcttccaaGTAGCCATTTCCACATTTCCCTCCACCATACATTCTTTTGGTGTCTGGCATGTTGGAGAGACACATCCCTCCACCAGACTGCAGATacttctccagctcctgtctGTTGCACTGATTGAACACCTTGGGGAATGGATGCCTGAATACAGACAGGGTAGAAAAACATGAAGACAGGTCTGGGCAATGGTTTAGAGAAGCAAAAAGGAGCACATGCAAATCCTGACAAGCTCCAAAGGACACAGGTCTCTCTGGAGAAATCCTTGGAGCTGTGCTAAAGCAGATTGTGATTTCCTGTGCCTGCACTACGCTTGAAGACAAGGTGAGACTGCACTGCAAGATGGTTTAGTAATTTAATTGCCTTACAAAATAAACTTTATAGAATCAAAATATGTTGAGTTACATATTTTTACAATCAAAATATGTGAGTTACACAGTTTGACTGTGATTGCTGACAGGCATTgctgtcctctcctctcctcctcagtcctggagctgtggcttaTTCCTAACTGCTTGAACAAGCCTGAGAATCCAGCACTCAGCCTGTCAATAACTGCCTGTGAGCCTAACTGCTAAAAATAATACTTAATTTTTCCTATCTACCACCTCATTTTGAagaacatgaatattttttgtgGCATGAATTATTAATTTCTGTTGCTACAATACCTGTGCACTCCATGCGTGGCTGTGTGTGGACGTTGTGTGCTCGCTTGCGTGCCGCTGTGCTTTCACTTCTCATTCAAATGATTTTGGAGAAAATCATGCACATGAAAGAAGATgcctattttaaaaaattctgttcaaATAGAGGAAGGCTTGAGAAAATGGTGACTGTGGCTTTAAGTGTATATGTTAATCTGGCATTGTAGACAGTTTTGTTTCCTCATCCAAAACAAAATGTTGAATTCCTATGAACTTCTACAGCCACTCTTGCTTCCCCTTTCTCTCAAAGACTTCTTTCTTGTTAAATGGAGAAAAGGGAACAggtaaatttttcttttgccacaCAGTTCAGAGTTCCACTTTTAAATCCTGCCATTACCCACGACCAGTCTCAGGCAGGAATCAGTTCCTTGGGAATTAGCAAATTGCTACTGCTCCATAACCCAGGGTTTGTCCAGCAACTTTTTGTCTATAAACACTGACTCCAGCAGGCAGCAACAAACCCACTTTCACTCTACCTTTCTAGTTCTTACTCCACCAAGGCTCTTGAACCAAAGCCCTCTGCATTCCTCCCTGAGCCCATGCAAGATGAACTCACCCAGTTGCAGAGGCCATGATGCAGCCCCCATCTGCTGCAGGGGTggtgcagcagccagcagcatcGTGATTCATGCCAAAATTGTGTCCCATCTCGTGGGCAAGGGTAGCAGCAACACCAATGGCATTATCAGAGTGGTCCTGTGCAAGGTCAAAGAGGCACGTCAGCATTTTACCTGTGCCTGTCCTGTGCACCTCTGGGTCAGTGGGGTGAGGGGAAATTCTCATTTGTACATGTAGAAAATATCTACTGAAGGTATTCCTGCCTGTAAGTAGGTGAGTGGAGAGCTtcacaagaaatattttctctctgggCTTTAGGAGGCATCTATCCCATGTATTCACTGCTGGCAAGAAGCTTTTTATTGGGTATTGGCAATTACTTACCATGTTTACACCTCCTGACTGGAAATCAGAGCACATGGCCATCACGGGAGCCAAGCCCACTGTGGTACCTTTGAAGGGCACTCCCCTAAAATCAACCAGAAAATCATGAAATGGCACTGAGGCACTGGAGGAGGCAGGTAGAGAAATGCACCCTGCAGTGCACAGCTCTTACACAGTGTCAGGGGGACACACTGTCTTTGTAGTGTCCTCCAGTGCAGGACACCATAGCAGAGCTACAAAGCCTTAAGGTCTGTTTATCTTGGACGGCTACTCTGTTTTATGGGCCAGCCAGACAATCCTATTTATTGGAATGGTTTGGTTCCAAAAAGTGCTCCTGCTGAGCTTTGCAACAAGCACAGAGAAGACTATTTCTGGATCCTTAGCTGAGTACTGTTTGTGAATACTTATTTTACTATAAGCCTGATATTTGTCCTTTGGGATCTGGGGACTTGAGAGGGTAGTAGGTAACACCTCTGAGATGCAGCCacgctctgctcctgcctctgagctggaattctgcACCACCCTGACAGCACCTTTGAAATGGGAGCCCTGGAAATTGTGTTCAGGACACGACCAGATGGAGAGGAAATACAGTAatattaaagggaaaaaaacccaaccaaagaaaacaagggaaaagGCATTGTATCTCTGCATTTCagccctccagctcctctgacTCATCCTGGTGGATGAATTTCCTTGGAAAAGGTGAGGAGATCTGAGAGCTGCTGCAATTTTTTCTTCCAATGCCATCTGCACTGCTGGCCAGGCTACTGGCCCTGGTGGGATCAGTGGCCCATCAGCCACAGGCCATCATCAGCTGGCTCCCAGCACCAGGGCTCTGTTTCAGTGGGATGGGTTAGTGATGAATGCTTTCCACAAAGGCCATCATGGCACAAACTGACTTAAATCCACCCAACCCACTTGTCAGAAGGGGAGAAATGAGCTTACGTGATTAGCTGGGCATTATCGTGTTTTCTGTGCAGCCTCTCTTTGCTGCTCCAGGCCAGAAAGGACTTGAGGGTGGAGTAAGGGTTCTCTGTTACATCACACTTATCCCCATAATTCCAGATCTCCAGCCCCACCAAAGCAATCCGGATATTCAAGGCCCTGTAAAACTaagatacagaaaagaaaagatgatAAAATGAGCACCACAAAGTTGTACTACTGTGTTTTAAATCTTGAATGTATACTGCTAATTGCTGCTAGAGATCCACATGTCCAGAGAAGATTCTTCCTCTGGAAATGCATTTCAGCTtagtgctgagctctgcacacagaaaaGTGCAACCACCCAAAAATCTAAACTTGACTGAAATAGAGACATTGAACTTTCATTTTTGAATGAATAGCAAAGGCATAATCTGAAGAAACAAAGACTGGAGACTGACATCATATTTCATCTTCCAATATTTCAAGATTCCTGAAAGGAGCAAGGAAATAATCTTCTGCCCATGTCAAGTACAAACAGGAGGAGCATTCATGGGTAGCAGGGTGAAGTGAGTGGTAGAAGGAGTTTAAGTGGAGCAGAAAGGAAGTGAATCTGAAACCAAGGAAGTTTTACTTCAGCAGCACCAGATATCACTGCAGGGATGACTTCTGAAGGCTCCCTCCTTCTCTGCTTCCCACCATTTCAAGTGAACACCTCAGTCCCTTTTCAAAAAGCATTACTTGGGTAGCAGTTTTTACAGAGCTGTAGTAAAACACAAGATGCTCATGCTGGCTCCAAGGTAGGGAATGGAGATTCCCCCGTCCTGTTCTGGATTTGGAACAACACAATGGTTTGGCAGCTGCTCTCCCTAAGCCACTGGGGAGAACTGCCaaaacatttctctctctcccaaaaAGCCAACCTTCCTCTGGCCCAATTAGTTCTCATATTTCATGATCTGGGCCTTGCTTCCCTCCTTTCACACACACCAGTCTCACCTTATCTACGTAATTAGCAGCCTCCACTAATTTATGCCTGGTTTCTTCGATGCTGAAGCGATGTTTCTGAAACTGAACAAAATGAACACGTCAGGCAGCACAAAGGCAACCACAAAGAGCTGAAAGGTGCTAAAACAAGCCACATTATTCTGGAAATAAGAAGGTAGCTATGAAGTGAGGTCTCCCTGCACTGCACATCTGACTTTTAGGCTCACCTGTACATATATATTCAGAATTTATCCCTGGCACCCCATGGCAGTGGTGAAACAGTGCAGCAACCCAAACTTACCGGTGCCCCCAGCGCCAGGGGCTGACAAAGAACTGCCAAATGTGCCAGGGAAAATGTGTGATAACAGGACTTCATAGCTGAGGTCaaggctgctggagctctcaTCACATCTCACTCATCCAACCAATTTGCCTATTTAGACCACCTGGCAATTAATGAGTTAATTACAGCAAACTGTTTGGTTCAAAGAGTTAAAGTGGCAAGATGTTCAGATTTTTGTTTAACAGATGACAAAACCCAGGACTTTTTTCTAATGAGGGACACAGCAAAGGGCAGTTAACAACACCATGAGACTCTGTCCCAGTTTGTCTGATCAAATGGGGAACAACATCTGGCAGTTCCTGGGCATTATGTGTTTTCTCAGTTTCCCTGGTGTCCTGCTGCCTAACAGAGAAACCAAAATAGGTTCTGCCTCTTCAGCTTTGTTCAGAATAAATTACAGCCCAGAGCACTGTGTGGTTTTCCCTACTGGAGTTTCAGGTTGTAAATTATGGATAGGACCAGGCTGGCTCCCGTCTGTGCTGGAGATTAAACACTCAGTCCAGCCCTGTGTGGTTTGCACTGTCAGTGTGTCTGGCCTGCTgtccaggctggggatgggggAGGGATTGCTGACTTCACTTGGCTTCTCCCAGACCTACTCTGTGATCTGGAGccttaaaaatgtgtatttatatatctgctagcagctcagagcagagcataATCATGGTTATCTTCTCTAGAGATTAAGTGTACTGCAGTTAGAAGCACATCACTCCTGGAAACCCCCAAATTTCCCTATTCTGAAGGCAGACTCTCCCAGCCATCACTAGGACCGACCACTGCTACCCTGGGAGAACTGACCAGGACTGACCCTCAGCCCTCATCCAAATCTTCATCTCTCCCTGGGCCAAAGGTGGCTGCCAGGACCAAAGTGACCAAGACAGCTCTCCCTGTCTGCTGAGAGCCTTTGGGATTGCAAGAGAAAACTTGCTGAGccccaggagatgctgcaggtgGAAGCTCTGTGCTCTTGGGtacaaaaatcccatttcttaCCTCTGCATAATCAGCCACCAGCAGGAGCTCCACGTACTTTGTAGCCTGCAGAGTGTCCCGTTttacctgcagcagcagccacacaggtTATTGGGTTAACCCCCAATATTCCCAATAAACTcttcacaaaacatttttacagGTCATTTTTCCCAGTTTGTTTCTCACTGGCCATTCACCCCACCCCATCACACACAGGGACCTCCAAATGTGATTGATTTACATCAGCCAAGGTCAGTACAGCTCCAGCAAGTGCCCACAGGCTTGTCCTCAGCCCATCTTTTGTTCCTGTATCTG from Prinia subflava isolate CZ2003 ecotype Zambia chromosome 16, Cam_Psub_1.2, whole genome shotgun sequence encodes:
- the ADAM19 gene encoding disintegrin and metalloproteinase domain-containing protein 19 isoform X1, with amino-acid sequence MDFLAKAPEGRFSRGSPREVLSSPRSGHRAQRSPRGRAAGPAGASRAAAAEVRLQPEVVMPRWAAPGGPGSPKHPPRAEVTVEAEGQELVLELEKNRNLFAPGYTETHYSQTGQAQSTPLTHTEHCFYHGAVRGWERSSVALSTCRGLRGLIVLSSNSSYILEPAPDSPEQHLIYRVDNLRLQRGACGYQGTVDAAEDWLRDFTTGMKSPGQRVKRDTLQATKYVELLLVADYAEFQKHRFSIEETRHKLVEAANYVDKFYRALNIRIALVGLEIWNYGDKCDVTENPYSTLKSFLAWSSKERLHRKHDNAQLITGVPFKGTTVGLAPVMAMCSDFQSGGVNMDHSDNAIGVAATLAHEMGHNFGMNHDAAGCCTTPAADGGCIMASATGHPFPKVFNQCNRQELEKYLQSGGGMCLSNMPDTKRMYGGGKCGNGYLEEGEECDCGEVEDCRNPCCDPRTCSLRPGAECAHGSCCHQCKLMPPGTPCRERSGLCDLPEYCTGKSPFCPLNSYQMDGAPCDRGQAYCYSGMCLTYRDQCVQLWGPGAQPAPDACFEKVNAAGDIYGNCGKDIYGNYRKCDIRDAKCGKIQCQSSALKPLQPNAVPIDTTVNTQRCRGTHVYRSDSEEKEMLDPGLVLTGTKCGSHHVCFEGRCQNMSIIFESESCSKKCHGRGVCNNNKNCHCNSGWAPPFCNQEGTGGSLDSGPPLPEGSSAALIALGILAPILILIGILLYYLKCWTKFAFCSLKKTPQFSDPSGTGHANPTFQLRTPQQQRKVIGFPEMPPKPPPQPPPGLQMSRQQPPSLPGSVGQPVGPAPLPKDVPRRTPPSRPAPPAPKPPDSQDISRPRPPQRALPANPVPSRSRGWQGSSPAVPLPPGHSRAPGHLQPVAQNAGAWTAGAVNLKVGQPGSCGNS
- the ADAM19 gene encoding disintegrin and metalloproteinase domain-containing protein 19 isoform X3, whose product is MPRWAAPGGPGSPKHPPRAEVTVEAEGQELVLELEKNRNLFAPGYTETHYSQTGQAQSTPLTHTEHCFYHGAVRGWERSSVALSTCRGLRGLIVLSSNSSYILEPAPDSPEQHLIYRVDNLRLQRGACGYQGTVDAAEDWLRDFTTGMKSPGQRVKRDTLQATKYVELLLVADYAEFQKHRFSIEETRHKLVEAANYVDKFYRALNIRIALVGLEIWNYGDKCDVTENPYSTLKSFLAWSSKERLHRKHDNAQLITGVPFKGTTVGLAPVMAMCSDFQSGGVNMDHSDNAIGVAATLAHEMGHNFGMNHDAAGCCTTPAADGGCIMASATGHPFPKVFNQCNRQELEKYLQSGGGMCLSNMPDTKRMYGGGKCGNGYLEEGEECDCGEVEDCRNPCCDPRTCSLRPGAECAHGSCCHQCKLMPPGTPCRERSGLCDLPEYCTGKSPFCPLNSYQMDGAPCDRGQAYCYSGMCLTYRDQCVQLWGPGAQPAPDACFEKVNAAGDIYGNCGKDIYGNYRKCDIRDAKCGKIQCQSSALKPLQPNAVPIDTTVNTQRCRGTHVYRSDSEEKEMLDPGLVLTGTKCGSHHVCFEGRCQNMSIIFESESCSKKCHGRGVCNNNKNCHCNSGWAPPFCNQEGTGGSLDSGPPLPEGSSAALIALGILAPILILIGILLYYLKCWTKFAFCSLKKTPQFSDPSGTGHANPTFQLRTPQQQRKVIGFPEMPPKPPPQPPPGLQMSRQQPPSLPGSVGQPVGPAPLPKDVPRRTPPSRPAPPAPKPPDSQDISRPRPPQRALPANPVPSRSRGWQGSSPAVPLPPGHSRAPGHLQPVAQNAGAWTAGAVNLKVGQPGSCGNS
- the ADAM19 gene encoding disintegrin and metalloproteinase domain-containing protein 19 isoform X2; translation: MRGRGLLCGIALSLLLPPPPSAAAEVRLQPEVVMPRWAAPGGPGSPKHPPRAEVTVEAEGQELVLELEKNRNLFAPGYTETHYSQTGQAQSTPLTHTEHCFYHGAVRGWERSSVALSTCRGLRGLIVLSSNSSYILEPAPDSPEQHLIYRVDNLRLQRGACGYQGTVDAAEDWLRDFTTGMKSPGQRVKRDTLQATKYVELLLVADYAEFQKHRFSIEETRHKLVEAANYVDKFYRALNIRIALVGLEIWNYGDKCDVTENPYSTLKSFLAWSSKERLHRKHDNAQLITGVPFKGTTVGLAPVMAMCSDFQSGGVNMDHSDNAIGVAATLAHEMGHNFGMNHDAAGCCTTPAADGGCIMASATGHPFPKVFNQCNRQELEKYLQSGGGMCLSNMPDTKRMYGGGKCGNGYLEEGEECDCGEVEDCRNPCCDPRTCSLRPGAECAHGSCCHQCKLMPPGTPCRERSGLCDLPEYCTGKSPFCPLNSYQMDGAPCDRGQAYCYSGMCLTYRDQCVQLWGPGAQPAPDACFEKVNAAGDIYGNCGKDIYGNYRKCDIRDAKCGKIQCQSSALKPLQPNAVPIDTTVNTQRCRGTHVYRSDSEEKEMLDPGLVLTGTKCGSHHVCFEGRCQNMSIIFESESCSKKCHGRGVCNNNKNCHCNSGWAPPFCNQEGTGGSLDSGPPLPEGSSAALIALGILAPILILIGILLYYLKCWTKFAFCSLKKTPQFSDPSGTGHANPTFQLRTPQQQRKVIGFPEMPPKPPPQPPPGLQMSRQQPPSLPGSVGQPVGPAPLPKDVPRRTPPSRPAPPAPKPPDSQDISRPRPPQRALPANPVPSRSRGWQGSSPAVPLPPGHSRAPGHLQPVAQNAGAWTAGAVNLKVGQPGSCGNS